A portion of the Citrobacter rodentium NBRC 105723 = DSM 16636 genome contains these proteins:
- the dnaB gene encoding replicative DNA helicase, which produces MSKRKRSQPPHSVEAEQSVLGGLMLDNDRWDDVATQISAQDFFISTHRTIYSHMQTLVEQGNPIDLITLSESLEQQEQLEQVGGFAYLAELSKNTPSAANIIPYAQYIASYGELRQLLLLGNELSDMAGQPRSNVADVLNFAEQKLFAIAQSHQDGGLTDISAYFDNVLAGIAQRYEAERGSLSGTPSGLEQLDALTCGFQPADLIIAAARPSVGKTAFALTLCVNALMLLPTQPVQIYSMEMSAEQLLLRLVSLIGHVSQIRLRSGDLSDDDWQQIGLSANILMNEWKDRLLLDDSGILTPSLLRSRARRSLRQYGLPSLIVVDYLQLMRSGGAENRNLEISTISRSLKALAKELNCPVLALSQLNRALESRLNKRPCNADLRDSGSIEQDADVILFLYRDELYDPNTLDRGIAEVIVSKQRNGPIGTVRTRFISDQTRFESLNQQGVGS; this is translated from the coding sequence ATGAGTAAGCGCAAACGGTCACAACCGCCCCACTCTGTCGAAGCGGAACAATCCGTGCTCGGCGGACTGATGCTGGATAACGATCGCTGGGATGACGTAGCCACGCAGATTTCCGCGCAGGACTTCTTTATATCCACGCACCGCACTATCTATAGCCATATGCAAACCCTGGTCGAACAAGGAAACCCTATCGACCTGATCACCCTGAGCGAATCGCTGGAACAGCAGGAGCAACTCGAACAGGTGGGCGGTTTTGCTTATCTGGCGGAGCTTTCCAAAAACACACCCAGCGCCGCCAATATCATTCCCTACGCGCAATACATTGCCAGCTACGGTGAACTGCGCCAGCTACTGTTATTAGGCAATGAACTGAGCGATATGGCAGGCCAGCCGCGCAGCAATGTGGCCGATGTGCTGAATTTTGCCGAACAAAAGCTGTTTGCCATTGCGCAGTCGCATCAGGATGGCGGCCTGACCGACATCAGCGCCTACTTTGACAACGTGCTGGCTGGCATCGCTCAGCGCTATGAGGCAGAACGCGGTAGCCTCAGCGGCACGCCATCCGGGCTGGAACAGCTCGACGCCCTGACCTGCGGCTTCCAGCCTGCCGACCTGATTATCGCCGCCGCACGCCCTTCCGTAGGTAAAACCGCTTTCGCCCTGACGCTGTGCGTCAACGCGCTAATGCTCCTCCCCACCCAGCCAGTACAAATCTACAGCATGGAAATGTCGGCAGAGCAGCTACTGCTGCGGCTGGTTTCTCTGATTGGCCATGTCTCGCAGATCCGGCTACGCAGCGGTGATCTCAGTGATGACGACTGGCAGCAGATTGGCCTCAGCGCCAATATCCTGATGAACGAGTGGAAAGATCGTCTGCTGCTCGACGACTCCGGGATCCTCACCCCATCCCTGCTACGCAGTCGGGCCAGACGATCGCTGCGCCAGTACGGGCTTCCCTCCCTGATCGTGGTTGATTACCTGCAACTGATGCGCAGCGGCGGCGCGGAGAACCGCAATCTGGAGATCTCGACGATCTCCCGCTCGCTAAAAGCGCTGGCGAAGGAATTAAATTGCCCGGTGCTGGCGCTGTCGCAGCTTAACCGGGCGCTGGAGTCACGCCTTAACAAGCGCCCCTGTAATGCCGATCTGCGCGATTCCGGCTCTATCGAGCAGGATGCCGACGTGATCTTATTCCTCTACCGCGACGAGCTGTATGATCCCAACACGCTGGATCGTGGTATCGCCGAAGTCATTGTCAGCAAACAGCGCAACGGCCCGATTGGCACGGTGCGCACCCGATTTATCAGCGATCAAACCCGCTTCGAATCGCTCAACCAGCAAGGAGTCGGGTCATGA
- a CDS encoding DUF2857 domain-containing protein, with protein MLPTINQAVLSQVIQALKDGNVRYCEALGFDREELNELNALTFEELMHQGNTSAQFLKITINHDVLRKMLVQVRQEQKFQQLVGQAVQLGGSIALIIHYFGISTAEISARRRLMGIHVRQGRNQAPGEEEEAALWNRWQEIKVDNIDSIPALEAMMLLAQERSISLTVVWNLIRQWEKS; from the coding sequence ATGCTGCCGACGATTAATCAGGCCGTTTTGTCACAGGTGATACAAGCCCTGAAGGACGGCAATGTGCGCTATTGCGAAGCGCTGGGCTTTGACCGTGAGGAGCTGAACGAACTGAACGCCCTGACCTTTGAGGAGTTAATGCACCAAGGCAACACCTCGGCGCAGTTCCTGAAAATCACCATCAATCACGATGTACTACGCAAGATGCTGGTTCAGGTGCGCCAGGAACAGAAATTCCAGCAACTGGTCGGCCAGGCGGTGCAGCTTGGCGGCTCAATAGCGTTAATCATCCACTACTTCGGCATCTCGACCGCTGAAATCAGCGCCCGTCGTCGGCTGATGGGGATCCACGTTCGTCAGGGACGTAACCAGGCACCCGGCGAAGAGGAAGAAGCCGCGCTCTGGAACCGCTGGCAGGAGATCAAAGTGGATAACATCGACTCCATACCAGCACTGGAAGCCATGATGCTGCTGGCACAGGAACGTTCGATCTCACTGACCGTGGTCTGGAATCTGATCCGACAGTGGGAAAAAAGCTGA
- a CDS encoding STY4528 family pathogenicity island replication protein — translation MTPYIQALIAMTGDKLQQRMQKDPTSASDSLLFMGNQHDTVPRRLLQDPLLSPRNKFAWQVIRMQAQDNGGAVFPSYSELQMQLSNRPQDEKASRSTVSRALLMLRLTRWLSLCHKARDRVSGRILGNIYALHDEPLSVLDAVRFDASYLHLLEQCSRHENKAIRATAQGILYDIRQDTSLRYLSSRIELLEERARWQQRQSPEETKPETSGLNTVPGKISPGTESGLSRKPGPGGLVSNQDRASVRTVSTDICNSTTARANSSPPNWPPEIPLTHPEKQLVLQAMQNLPPPLRQDVLDDAAQRVARGGIQNPLAYLMATVRKAQGGEFNQYRRGKAAEPKFVPPVLSEQEMPTRPRQKRDISKLVAEIRAKSDASGITFSPRFCFLGPFTTDSTPVATWY, via the coding sequence ATGACACCATATATCCAGGCGCTGATCGCTATGACCGGTGACAAACTCCAGCAACGGATGCAGAAGGATCCGACATCGGCTTCCGATAGCCTGCTGTTTATGGGCAACCAGCATGACACGGTTCCGCGTCGCCTGTTGCAGGATCCGCTGTTATCGCCTAGAAATAAATTCGCCTGGCAGGTGATCCGGATGCAGGCGCAGGACAACGGCGGCGCGGTGTTCCCCTCTTACAGCGAATTACAGATGCAGCTCTCTAACCGCCCGCAGGATGAAAAAGCCTCGCGCAGCACCGTCAGCCGGGCATTGCTGATGTTGCGCCTGACGCGCTGGCTCAGCCTGTGCCATAAGGCACGGGATCGGGTATCCGGGCGCATCCTTGGGAATATCTATGCACTACACGATGAACCGCTGAGCGTGCTGGATGCAGTGCGTTTCGATGCCAGCTATCTTCATTTGCTGGAGCAGTGCTCGCGACATGAAAACAAGGCCATCCGCGCCACTGCGCAAGGTATTCTGTACGACATTCGCCAGGACACCAGCCTGCGTTATTTATCGTCGCGTATAGAACTGCTGGAAGAACGCGCCCGCTGGCAGCAACGCCAGTCTCCTGAGGAGACTAAGCCAGAAACGTCCGGTCTCAATACGGTACCAGGCAAAATTTCACCTGGTACCGAATCAGGACTAAGTCGGAAACCGGGGCCTGGCGGCTTAGTCTCAAATCAGGACCGGGCTTCTGTACGTACTGTATCTACAGATATTTGTAATAGTACTACCGCGCGCGCGAACAGCTCACCGCCGAACTGGCCGCCGGAAATTCCGTTAACTCATCCTGAAAAACAGCTTGTCTTGCAGGCCATGCAGAACCTGCCGCCCCCGCTGCGCCAGGACGTGCTTGATGACGCAGCTCAACGCGTTGCCCGTGGCGGCATACAAAACCCGCTCGCCTATCTGATGGCAACGGTGCGCAAAGCGCAGGGCGGTGAGTTTAATCAGTATCGGCGCGGCAAAGCGGCGGAGCCGAAGTTTGTGCCACCAGTGCTTTCAGAGCAGGAAATGCCGACAAGGCCGCGCCAAAAACGGGATATCAGTAAGTTGGTTGCGGAGATTCGGGCAAAAAGTGATGCCAGTGGCATCACTTTTTCTCCACGCTTTTGTTTTCTGGGCCCATTCACTACTGATTCAACTCCTGTAGCAACCTGGTATTGA
- the fic gene encoding protein adenylyltransferase Fic — MNWNAETPYNDLPILPPDLERIETRSVLKACISARAAIAELKTAGELIPDQGLLINILPMLEAKDSSRIENILTTSDQLFQYADRADGADPATKEALRYRTALYDGYTHLEDYPLCTNTAVAICTKLRAVQTDIRKTPGTVLRDQNNNVVYTPPVGEDAIRELLANWERFIHGDDDLDPLVKMAIAHYQFECIHPFPDGNGRTGRILNILYLIQSELLSLPILYLSRFILERRDDYYTLLRRVTEEGDWESWILFMLEAVESTSRWTTDKISIVRALMAETTEYVREKLPKIYTHELVQALFAQPYCRIDNLVERGVAKRQTASTYLKQLVEIGVLEEMSVGREKLYINTRLLQELNQ; from the coding sequence ATGAACTGGAATGCAGAAACCCCTTACAACGATTTGCCGATACTGCCGCCTGACCTGGAGCGCATTGAAACACGCAGCGTACTTAAAGCATGCATAAGTGCGCGCGCAGCAATCGCTGAGTTGAAAACTGCTGGTGAGTTGATCCCTGACCAAGGGTTGCTGATAAACATCCTCCCGATGCTGGAAGCGAAGGACTCATCGCGCATAGAGAATATCTTAACTACCAGCGATCAACTCTTTCAGTATGCTGACCGCGCAGATGGCGCAGATCCTGCTACTAAAGAAGCGCTGCGCTATCGTACAGCGCTCTATGATGGCTATACCCATCTTGAGGACTATCCACTCTGTACAAACACAGCGGTAGCTATCTGCACCAAATTACGTGCAGTTCAAACTGATATCAGGAAAACTCCGGGCACGGTATTGCGTGATCAGAATAATAACGTGGTATATACGCCGCCGGTGGGGGAAGACGCCATTCGTGAGCTACTGGCGAATTGGGAGCGGTTTATACACGGTGATGATGATTTAGATCCATTGGTTAAAATGGCTATTGCGCACTATCAGTTTGAGTGCATTCACCCGTTCCCGGATGGGAACGGGAGAACGGGCCGTATCTTGAATATTCTGTATCTGATCCAGAGCGAATTGCTTTCGCTACCAATCCTGTATTTATCCCGCTTTATCTTGGAGAGACGCGATGATTACTACACGCTCCTTCGTAGGGTGACAGAAGAGGGTGACTGGGAATCGTGGATATTATTTATGCTGGAGGCTGTGGAGAGTACGTCCCGATGGACTACTGATAAGATATCGATTGTGCGGGCATTAATGGCTGAAACCACAGAGTATGTACGCGAGAAGCTACCGAAAATCTACACCCATGAACTTGTCCAGGCGCTTTTTGCACAACCATATTGTCGGATCGATAACCTTGTCGAACGTGGAGTGGCCAAGCGCCAGACGGCATCGACATACCTCAAGCAGTTGGTCGAAATTGGTGTGTTGGAGGAAATGAGCGTTGGCCGTGAAAAGCTGTATATCAATACCAGGTTGCTACAGGAGTTGAATCAGTAG
- a CDS encoding helix-turn-helix transcriptional regulator yields MNTVYPLKTMNQLRPLLIGFRKVNGLTQKDIAERLGVTQQTYARLEANPGSASIERLFKVFTVLGVEIELSSPLASSAINSYKLTDKYRDSLARREKW; encoded by the coding sequence ATGAATACTGTTTATCCGTTGAAGACCATGAATCAGTTACGCCCTCTTCTGATTGGCTTTCGTAAAGTAAATGGACTGACCCAAAAGGATATTGCAGAGAGGCTTGGCGTAACACAGCAAACCTATGCTCGATTGGAGGCGAACCCAGGTAGCGCCAGTATTGAGCGGTTGTTCAAAGTGTTTACTGTGTTGGGCGTTGAAATAGAACTTTCTTCTCCATTGGCTTCATCAGCCATAAATTCATATAAGTTAACTGATAAATATAGAGATTCTCTAGCCAGACGAGAAAAGTGGTGA
- a CDS encoding PFL_4669 family integrating conjugative element protein, producing the protein MSDYTFNMGPLRSAIHIQLHTHNATRLWTGQRATENGPAPIIGMPRFIEILNQMRIAAEHNDPYADLWMLRMEEKLVQSRKLMQVMLDQAKSMFSELPEGIDIENCFNVQPAHFPLFINAPLAYQGVYLLTDFDQLARQLLLASHIAVISRREMYNRLNNGATVIRSAFGLAQKYHGSGLTRQDFIDDTPQARAAIEHLGPLPEAILSGKLRSSFSSPLPGETENPRVTDDE; encoded by the coding sequence ATGTCGGACTACACCTTCAACATGGGTCCCCTGCGTAGTGCGATCCATATTCAGCTTCACACTCACAACGCCACCCGGCTGTGGACCGGACAGCGGGCGACAGAGAATGGCCCTGCACCAATCATCGGAATGCCGCGCTTTATCGAAATCCTCAACCAGATGCGCATTGCCGCAGAACATAACGATCCTTATGCCGATCTGTGGATGCTGCGTATGGAAGAGAAACTGGTGCAGTCGCGTAAGTTGATGCAAGTGATGCTGGATCAGGCGAAAAGCATGTTCAGCGAATTGCCGGAAGGCATCGATATTGAAAACTGCTTCAATGTTCAGCCTGCCCACTTTCCGCTTTTTATCAACGCTCCACTGGCCTATCAGGGCGTTTATCTACTGACCGATTTCGACCAGCTCGCACGCCAGCTTCTGCTGGCCTCGCATATCGCCGTCATCTCCCGCAGGGAAATGTACAACCGATTAAATAACGGAGCAACGGTTATCCGCAGCGCCTTCGGCCTGGCGCAGAAGTATCACGGTTCCGGCCTGACCCGTCAGGACTTTATCGACGACACGCCGCAGGCCAGAGCCGCTATTGAGCATTTAGGCCCGCTGCCGGAAGCGATACTGAGCGGCAAACTGCGCTCATCGTTTTCATCACCGTTGCCTGGCGAGACCGAAAATCCCAGAGTTACTGATGATGAATAA
- a CDS encoding DUF3158 family protein has product MMNNPITGYQSLADEDYKMLAYVSTLKGLLKPFKSKGELELLESYARSVREMMEPLMQRLIQSARRYPVRQLPLIFTIGPAPSGANFLRWRNQQNNKSGAPAFCNLISDPKIPQRARDALLEIERDRIVFNMQMSVLTFIIRQARECQEKMEQAEMLYQGQQNS; this is encoded by the coding sequence ATGATGAATAACCCCATAACCGGCTATCAATCGCTGGCTGATGAAGACTATAAAATGCTGGCTTACGTCTCCACGCTAAAAGGCCTTTTAAAGCCTTTTAAGAGTAAGGGGGAGCTGGAGCTGCTGGAGAGCTACGCCCGAAGCGTGCGCGAGATGATGGAGCCGTTAATGCAGCGCCTGATCCAGAGCGCCAGACGCTACCCCGTACGCCAGCTTCCGCTGATATTCACCATCGGCCCTGCCCCCTCCGGCGCGAACTTCCTACGCTGGCGTAACCAGCAGAACAACAAATCCGGCGCCCCGGCATTTTGCAACCTGATTAGCGATCCCAAAATCCCGCAACGTGCCAGAGATGCTCTGCTGGAAATAGAGCGGGACCGCATCGTATTCAATATGCAGATGTCGGTACTGACCTTCATTATCCGCCAGGCGCGGGAGTGTCAGGAAAAGATGGAACAGGCAGAAATGCTGTATCAGGGGCAGCAAAATAGCTGA
- a CDS encoding STY4534 family ICE replication protein codes for MSEKTYFNLYTSGLGYVNRVRTVTPKRGEPFLCCDIAALSGAADDVDYVRFDCKVTGSEARKLIARCEQAVNEKRKVLIHFRLGDLYVDMFTYSKGERKGETGVSLKARLLYIGLIKIDGEVVWQAGNQEAEAEADAA; via the coding sequence ATGAGCGAGAAAACTTACTTCAATCTGTACACCAGCGGTCTGGGTTACGTTAACCGTGTCCGTACCGTCACCCCAAAACGCGGCGAACCCTTTTTATGCTGCGACATTGCCGCATTAAGCGGGGCTGCCGATGACGTGGACTATGTCCGCTTTGACTGCAAAGTCACCGGTAGCGAAGCGCGTAAGCTGATTGCCCGCTGCGAGCAGGCGGTCAATGAAAAGCGCAAAGTGCTAATCCACTTCCGGTTGGGCGACTTATACGTTGATATGTTCACCTACAGCAAAGGCGAGCGTAAAGGCGAAACGGGCGTCAGCCTGAAAGCCCGACTGCTCTATATTGGCCTTATCAAAATCGACGGCGAAGTCGTCTGGCAGGCCGGAAACCAGGAAGCAGAGGCAGAAGCTGATGCCGCCTGA
- a CDS encoding PilL N-terminal domain-containing protein — MARITGWVITLLMLDGCNSPQQPAVPAPKPTPPPAPEVVRYDRYLLINTRPDEAQRNPLHQIININLPLNLKLTVGDAFAWLLKQSGYSLCADDHPTQFLAGKPLPLSQYRLGPMRLEEALKTLAGPGWLMQTDVLNREVCFHLNTPGTGDHHA; from the coding sequence ATGGCGCGAATAACAGGATGGGTTATCACACTGCTGATGCTGGACGGCTGCAACTCACCGCAACAGCCCGCTGTGCCTGCGCCAAAACCAACACCACCGCCCGCGCCTGAAGTGGTGCGCTATGACCGCTACCTGCTGATCAACACCCGCCCTGACGAAGCTCAGCGCAACCCGCTGCACCAAATCATCAACATCAACCTGCCGCTGAACCTGAAGCTCACCGTTGGCGACGCCTTCGCCTGGCTGCTGAAACAGAGCGGCTACAGCCTGTGCGCCGATGACCATCCAACGCAGTTTCTGGCTGGCAAACCACTGCCGCTTTCGCAATACCGGCTCGGCCCGATGCGACTGGAAGAGGCGCTGAAAACGCTGGCCGGGCCGGGCTGGCTGATGCAGACCGATGTACTGAACCGCGAAGTTTGTTTTCACCTGAACACGCCGGGAACGGGGGACCATCATGCTTAA
- a CDS encoding TIGR03759 family integrating conjugative element protein produces the protein MRRYLLLCLLLLPLFASPQQTRIEEQTITHTQAQQWGLTDSEWQHYQQLRQGERGIWSPGLDPLTTLGVEANSDAERQRYAELLARKEHQRVEKELAFQRAYDQAWKRLYPTLTPIRSVVQPRIALFVSEKCPACETLAQKLINDDRPLDIWLVNSRNDDASLQRWAQRQHIDMRKVERGQITLNHDNGRWQRLGGGKLPLLLEQQGEQWRPVSAP, from the coding sequence ATGCGCAGATATCTGTTGCTGTGCCTTCTGCTACTGCCGCTGTTTGCCAGCCCACAGCAAACCCGTATTGAAGAACAGACCATCACCCACACGCAGGCACAGCAGTGGGGATTAACCGACAGCGAATGGCAGCACTACCAGCAACTGCGTCAGGGCGAGCGCGGCATCTGGTCGCCGGGGCTCGATCCCCTCACCACCCTCGGCGTGGAAGCCAACAGCGACGCTGAACGCCAGCGCTATGCTGAGCTGCTGGCCCGTAAAGAGCATCAGCGGGTGGAGAAAGAGCTGGCGTTCCAGCGTGCCTACGACCAGGCGTGGAAGCGGCTTTATCCGACGCTGACGCCCATCCGCAGCGTCGTCCAGCCACGAATAGCGCTGTTCGTCAGTGAAAAATGCCCAGCCTGCGAGACGCTGGCGCAGAAGCTTATCAACGATGACCGCCCGCTGGATATCTGGCTGGTTAACAGCCGTAACGACGATGCCAGCCTGCAACGCTGGGCGCAGCGCCAGCATATTGATATGCGCAAAGTCGAGCGCGGGCAGATAACGCTTAATCACGATAACGGGCGCTGGCAACGCCTCGGTGGTGGAAAGTTACCGTTATTGCTGGAACAACAGGGGGAGCAATGGCGTCCCGTCTCTGCACCCTGA
- a CDS encoding integrating conjugative element protein, which produces MPPPEAGWALVEARLLPVVTHNLHPGQQPHLALSLPGMTPLFLIGDDPLSTEWLRQHRDALKTLHATGLVVNVTTLTRLNALRAIAPTLTLLPVSADDMAKNLPISAYPVLITDKGLEQ; this is translated from the coding sequence ATGCCTCCCCCGGAAGCTGGCTGGGCGCTGGTTGAGGCCCGGTTGCTGCCGGTCGTCACCCACAATCTTCATCCCGGTCAGCAACCCCATCTGGCGCTCAGCCTGCCAGGGATGACGCCGCTGTTCTTAATCGGCGACGATCCGCTGTCCACAGAATGGCTGCGCCAGCACCGGGACGCGTTAAAAACCCTGCACGCCACCGGGCTGGTCGTGAACGTCACCACGCTGACGCGGTTGAATGCCCTGCGGGCCATCGCACCGACGTTAACGCTGCTCCCCGTCAGCGCCGACGATATGGCAAAAAACCTGCCCATCAGCGCTTATCCAGTACTTATCACCGACAAGGGGCTGGAACAGTGA
- a CDS encoding RAQPRD family integrative conjugative element protein, translating into MPYERYFRSPLTKREELTLSLNQLTQIEASLNRAQQSARTGINERYYFDYPHIHDDITTLRNGIEHYLTPARAQPRDTATLVGQYREEKTTP; encoded by the coding sequence ATGCCATACGAGAGGTATTTTCGCAGCCCCCTCACCAAGCGCGAAGAGCTAACCCTGTCCCTCAACCAGCTTACCCAAATTGAAGCCTCACTTAACCGCGCTCAGCAAAGCGCCAGAACCGGTATCAACGAACGCTACTACTTCGACTACCCACATATCCACGACGATATCACTACTCTGCGTAACGGGATTGAACATTACCTCACACCTGCCCGCGCCCAGCCGCGAGATACAGCAACGCTAGTCGGGCAATACCGTGAGGAGAAAACCACGCCATGA
- a CDS encoding TIGR03758 family integrating conjugative element protein: MTPEQISAFQAASLIKPDAVSLVMLGLFSAFLLLWVVWVLNDAYRGVATARLSWRALGSISGRTILLLLVSFWLVLS, from the coding sequence ATGACCCCCGAACAAATCAGCGCTTTCCAGGCCGCCAGTCTGATAAAGCCCGATGCCGTCAGCCTGGTGATGCTCGGCCTGTTCAGCGCCTTTCTGCTGTTGTGGGTGGTCTGGGTGCTGAATGACGCCTACCGTGGCGTGGCAACCGCGCGGCTAAGCTGGCGAGCGCTGGGCAGCATCAGCGGGCGAACCATCTTACTGCTACTGGTCAGCTTCTGGCTGGTACTGAGTTAG
- a CDS encoding TIGR03745 family integrating conjugative element membrane protein has product MKKWLFRVLLWLPALPVRADLPEMEDPSRGQGDGIMETLQNYGYDIVILMTLGVCAVGFLVVANNCIATYSEIQGGRKQWKDLGAMAGVGAVLLMITIWLLNQASDIL; this is encoded by the coding sequence ATGAAAAAATGGCTATTCAGAGTGCTGCTGTGGCTCCCGGCCCTGCCCGTCCGGGCCGATCTGCCAGAGATGGAAGATCCCTCACGCGGTCAGGGCGACGGCATCATGGAAACCTTGCAGAACTATGGTTATGACATCGTGATCCTGATGACGCTGGGCGTCTGCGCCGTGGGTTTTCTGGTGGTCGCCAATAACTGCATCGCCACCTACTCCGAAATTCAGGGCGGGCGTAAGCAGTGGAAGGACTTGGGGGCAATGGCGGGTGTCGGCGCGGTTCTGCTGATGATCACCATCTGGTTACTCAACCAGGCTTCGGACATCCTGTAA
- a CDS encoding TIGR03750 family conjugal transfer protein: protein MSTIPLLPERLNREPAVFRGLTVSELLIALLFGLTTGAITGTIPAVLWRNWSLIPGSALPGATLAILCGGRWLARLKRGRPESWLYRALKLKLARFGIGTQRFVLHDGVWAIRRSRR from the coding sequence ATGAGCACCATTCCCTTGCTCCCGGAACGGCTGAACCGCGAGCCTGCGGTGTTTCGCGGTCTGACGGTCAGCGAGCTGCTGATAGCGCTGCTGTTCGGACTGACTACCGGCGCAATCACTGGAACCATTCCAGCAGTTCTATGGCGAAACTGGAGCCTTATACCCGGCAGCGCCCTGCCCGGCGCTACGCTGGCGATCCTCTGCGGTGGACGCTGGCTGGCACGGCTGAAGCGCGGGCGCCCGGAGAGCTGGCTGTACCGGGCGCTGAAGCTGAAACTGGCCCGCTTCGGCATTGGCACTCAGCGTTTTGTTCTGCACGATGGCGTCTGGGCCATTCGCCGGAGCCGACGATAA
- a CDS encoding TIGR03749 family integrating conjugative element protein, with protein sequence MNTRPLLILLVALPLHAVELMKWERIPLPVALNIGQERIVFVDRNVRVGYLAALEGKLRIQSSNGTLYLLASQPFAATRLQLQDTENGELILLDVSASKGEHIREPMRIVREEKKTTDAKPDAVPDPLPSTPLPVALTRYAAQMLYAPLRTVEPLPGVQPEGVRLAKTITTLLPALPVNAIPIGGWRLDPYHLAAIRLQNKSATRMELDPRQLHGWFYASSFQHRWLGPAGSAEDTTVLYLITRNHRPEQAILPEPAPEKKK encoded by the coding sequence ATGAATACACGCCCGCTGCTGATCCTGCTGGTTGCCCTGCCCCTGCACGCCGTCGAATTGATGAAGTGGGAACGTATCCCGCTGCCGGTGGCGCTGAACATCGGGCAAGAACGGATCGTCTTTGTCGATCGTAATGTCCGGGTGGGCTATCTCGCCGCGCTCGAAGGCAAGCTGCGCATTCAGAGCAGCAACGGCACGCTGTACCTGCTCGCCAGCCAGCCGTTTGCCGCCACCCGACTACAGCTTCAGGACACAGAGAACGGTGAGCTGATTTTGCTGGATGTCTCTGCCAGCAAGGGCGAGCACATCCGGGAGCCGATGCGCATTGTCCGCGAAGAGAAAAAAACGACTGACGCAAAGCCCGATGCAGTTCCAGACCCCTTACCCTCCACGCCGCTGCCGGTCGCGCTCACCCGCTATGCCGCGCAGATGCTGTATGCCCCGCTACGCACCGTGGAGCCTTTGCCGGGCGTTCAGCCCGAAGGCGTGCGGCTGGCAAAAACCATCACCACTCTGCTGCCCGCGTTACCCGTCAACGCCATACCGATCGGCGGCTGGCGGCTGGATCCTTACCACCTGGCGGCGATCCGGCTTCAGAATAAAAGCGCCACCCGGATGGAACTCGATCCGCGCCAGCTTCATGGGTGGTTTTACGCCTCCTCCTTTCAGCATCGCTGGCTGGGGCCTGCGGGCAGCGCCGAAGACACCACCGTGCTCTATCTCATCACCCGCAATCATCGTCCTGAACAGGCGATCCTGCCAGAGCCTGCGCCGGAGAAGAAAAAATGA